In Candidatus Brocadia sp., a single genomic region encodes these proteins:
- a CDS encoding GIY-YIG nuclease family protein encodes MKSYYTYILQCSDGSYYTGVTNNIERRLYEHQEGLIKGCYTHDKRPVKLVRVEEFTNVMDAIVREKQIKGWTRRKKEALIARDFEGLVKLSKSGNSTSSSNDRSTKLTPKVRDVKGSHSGDSDASPPSTGSG; translated from the coding sequence ATGAAAAGCTACTATACTTATATCTTACAATGCTCTGATGGTAGTTATTATACGGGTGTAACCAACAACATAGAAAGACGACTTTATGAGCATCAGGAGGGTCTCATTAAAGGGTGTTATACCCATGATAAAAGGCCTGTGAAATTGGTACGTGTTGAAGAATTTACCAATGTTATGGATGCAATCGTGAGGGAGAAGCAGATAAAAGGCTGGACGAGGAGGAAGAAAGAGGCATTAATCGCCAGGGATTTTGAAGGTTTGGTGAAATTATCTAAAAGCGGCAATTCGACAAGCAGTTCAAATGATCGTTCGACTAAACTTACTCCAAAGGTTCGGGATGTCAAGGGGAGTCATAGTGGGGACTCCGATGCCAGTCCTCCTTCGACAGGCTCAGGATGA
- a CDS encoding restriction endonuclease subunit S, protein MYGERQRGLCRKLPTKYAFGSTEYHVLRPGPKVEGKFLYYYTYNPVYRDYAETNMIGAAGQKRVSSRFLNYTRIHLPPKSEQCRIAAYLDETCAAIDAAIGAKRRQLELLDALRKSIIHKAVTRGLDDSVELKDSGAGFIGQIPRPWRVDRLKDVTTKIGSGITPEGGATVYVDEGIPLFRSQNIHFDGLRLDDIAYITEEQHEAMSNTQVYPGDVLLNITGASLGRCHYVSDGFGEANVNQHVCIIRPIKKVFFKFLFYFISSDAGQRQIFAGFRGASRQGLNIREIHAFVLPLPPTKEQHKICEYLDEKNTDFKKLKENIETQIMTLQQYRKSLIHECVTGKRRVTEDDLKDQHGERKEDCYYCGA, encoded by the coding sequence TTGTATGGAGAACGGCAAAGGGGCCTATGTCGAAAATTGCCAACGAAATACGCTTTTGGCAGTACCGAATACCATGTCCTTCGCCCAGGACCTAAGGTTGAAGGTAAATTTCTTTATTACTACACATACAATCCAGTTTACAGAGATTATGCAGAGACAAATATGATAGGTGCTGCGGGGCAGAAACGCGTCTCTTCAAGGTTTCTTAATTATACAAGAATTCATTTACCACCAAAATCCGAACAGTGCCGGATTGCCGCTTATCTCGACGAGACCTGTGCGGCAATAGATGCGGCGATCGGGGCAAAGCGACGTCAGCTTGAATTGCTGGATGCCTTGCGGAAGTCCATTATCCACAAAGCCGTCACCCGCGGGCTAGATGATTCAGTTGAATTGAAAGATTCCGGGGCAGGTTTTATCGGGCAGATTCCAAGACCTTGGAGAGTGGATCGGTTAAAGGATGTAACCACGAAAATAGGCAGTGGCATTACTCCAGAGGGGGGTGCAACTGTCTATGTTGACGAGGGAATACCTTTGTTCAGAAGTCAGAATATTCATTTCGATGGTTTACGCCTCGACGATATTGCTTACATTACAGAAGAACAGCATGAAGCAATGTCCAATACACAAGTTTATCCAGGAGATGTTCTTCTTAATATTACCGGCGCATCTCTTGGCCGTTGTCACTATGTCAGTGATGGCTTTGGCGAAGCTAATGTTAATCAGCATGTCTGCATTATAAGACCGATAAAGAAGGTATTCTTCAAATTTCTATTTTATTTCATATCTTCTGATGCTGGACAGAGACAGATTTTTGCTGGATTTCGTGGAGCATCACGGCAAGGACTTAACATTCGAGAGATTCATGCCTTTGTGTTGCCTCTTCCCCCAACCAAAGAACAACATAAGATATGTGAATATCTTGATGAAAAAAATACAGATTTTAAAAAGCTTAAGGAGAATATTGAGACTCAGATTATGACATTACAGCAATACCGCAAATCCCTTATCCACGAATGTGTAACCGGCAAAAGGCGGGTTACCGAAGACGATTTAAAGGATCAACATGGTGAAAGAAAAGAAGATTGTTATTATTGCGGGGCCTAA